A window of the Lates calcarifer isolate ASB-BC8 linkage group LG18, TLL_Latcal_v3, whole genome shotgun sequence genome harbors these coding sequences:
- the prickle1b gene encoding prickle-like protein 1b isoform X1, whose protein sequence is MLFLQRPCVMNLERSERGERPSPRGLDMEARTGGKMGKISVGFQRSSTSDDDSGCALEEYAWVPPGLRPEQVQMYFSCLPEDKVPYVNSPGEKHRIRQLLYQLPPHDNEVRYCHTLTEEEKRELHMFSTQRKREALGRGTPKILPRALQHTRCESCGGGINGGEMAIFASRAGPSPCWHPACFVCATCQELLVDLIYFYQNGKILCGRHHAELLKPRCSSCDEIIFADECTEAEGRHWHMKHFACFECEIMLGGQRYIMKDGRPYCCGCFESLYAEYCEACGENIGVDHAQMTYEGVHWHATDQCFCCAQCKTSLLGCPFLPKQGRIYCSKACSQGEDIHASDSSDSAFQSARSRESRRSVRMGKSSRPAEQWRQSQLFNPPATVPTFDYKFGDGEGDGDADGDIDIVGRKLAHLGLEEERFWREREEQDACGEEDPEEWAQHEDYMTQLLLKFGDRGMLHQLQQPSLKSPSPSSDRNGLISVSDPWLKPDSTPMGVTASSPTPASPTQSQTSNQSRSNSHSPGLMSKKHLPEMYWAQSQDGLGDSAYGSHPGPASARKIQELELDQDQDQPGTGRQAFWPDTRQWFEDSLECIADELRKVEQGVGDSMDSLALSNITGASVDGDGRDRPIVYTLSMQDPSVPDDCEKMSNMGTFNSSHLHHSNNSLNLNMEKGDEEVEQEVALAMRGGTPGGLLSLSPHSEGLPPSFVHAPALRRSKSQSRPPQMVKFSEDTVDNGYNDGFDISIRKHPMSERPQRRVYCPEEMGRERSRPTSHHGRSRQHHRRQGRHHRSRKTRSANALHMVPLEKAQRPYEHQQQGLVNPPCGAMLLQHPSHRLPLAYPQTRSDYMLQGSMQGDPRVEHFMGLYGDEDDWCSTCSSSSSDSEEEGYFLGQPIPQPRAAGRYYAEDYPTRVTALSSQIHGSQTGRRKSHRSKNCIIS, encoded by the exons ATGCTTTTCCTGCAG CGCCCGTGTGTGATGAATCTGGAGCGCAGTGAGAGAGGGGAGCGTCCTTCTCCTCGAGGCCTGGACATGGAGGCCCGTACAGGGGGGAAGATGGGGAAGATATCCGTGGGCTTCCAGAGGAGCTCCACCTCGGATGATGACTCTGGATGTGCGCTGGAGGAGTATGCGTGGGTGCCGCCGGGGCTCAGGCCCGAACAG GTCCAGATGTATTTCTCCTGTCTCCCCGAGGACAAGGTGCCGTACGTCAACAGCCCCGGAGAGAAGCACAGGATTCGACAGCTCCTCTACCAGCTGCCGCCGCACGACAACGAG gtgCGTTACTGCCACACTctgactgaggaggaaaagagggagctCCACATGTTCAGCAcccagagaaagagggaggcaCTGGGAAGAGGAACACCCAAGATCCTGCCCCGAGCTCTGCAACACACCCGCTGTGAAAGT TGTGGCGGAGGCATCAACGGAGGGGAGATGGCAATTTTTGCCTCCAGAGCAGGGCCGAGTCCCTGCTGGCACCCAGCGTGCTTCGTGTGTGCCACGTGTCAAGAACTGCTGGTGGATCTGATATATTTCTACCAAAATGGCAAGATCCTCTGTGGAAGACACCACGCTGAGCTTCTCAAACCACGATGCTCCTCTTGTGACGAG ATCATCTTTGCGGACGAGTGTACTGAAGCAGAGGGTCGGCACTGGCACATGAAGCACTTTGCTTGTTTCGAGTGCGAGATAATGCTAGGTGGGCAGCGCTACATCATGAAAGATGGTCGGCCCTATTGCTGTGGGTGCTTTGAGTCGCTTTATGCAGAGTACTGCGAGGCCTGTGGTGAAAACATTG GTGTTGATCATGCCCAGATGACCTACGAAGGTGTTCATTGGCATGCCACCGACCAGTGCTTCTGTTGTGCCCAGTGCAAGACATCCTTGCTTGGCTGTCCCTTCCTTCCAAAGCAGGGGCGCATCTATTGTTCAAAGGCCTGCAGCCAGGGAGAGGATATTCATGCCTCTGACTCATCTGATTCTGCCTTCCAATCTGCCCGCTCACGTGAATCACGGCGCAGCGTCCGCATGGGGAAGAGCAGCAGACCTGCCGAACAGTGGAGACAGTCGCAGCTTTTTAACCCCCCCGCCACCGTCCCCACGTTTGATTACAAGTTTGGGGATGGCGAGGGCGACGGAGACGCTGATGGCGACATTGATATCGTAGGGCGTAAGCTGGCCCATCTtggcctggaggaggagaggttcTGGAGGGAGCGGGAGGAGCAGGATGCCTGCGGAGAGGAAGATCCAGAGGAGTGGGCCCAGCACGAGGACTATATGACTCAGCTCCTGCTCAAGTTTGGTGACCGCGGGATGTTACACCAACTCCAGCAACCATCCTTAAAATCTCCCAGCCCCAGCAGTGACAGAAACGGGCTCATAAGTGTCTCCGATCCCTGGCTAAAGCCCGACAGTACACCCATGGGGGTTACCGCCTCCTCACCCACCCCTGCCAGTCCCACCCAGAGCCAGACTTCCAATCAGTCTCGATCCAACAGCCATAGCCCTGGACTGATGAGCAAGAAGCACCTGCCTGAAATGTACTGGGCACAGTCACAGGATGGGTTGGGAGACTCTGCCTATGGGAGTCATCCAGGTCCTGCCAGTGCCAGAAAGATCCAAGAGCTGGAgctggatcaggatcaggaccAGCCTGGCACAGGAAGACAGGCATTCTGGCCAGACACCAGGCAGTGGTTTGAAGACTCTCTTGAGTGCATTGCTGATGAGCTGAGGAAAGTGGAGCAAGGTGTTGGAGACTCCATGGACTCCCTGGCACTCTCGAACATCACTG GTGCATCAGTGGATGGAGACGGCAGAGATAGACCTATAGTCTACACCCTGTCCATGCAGGATCCCTCGGTACCAGATGACTGCGAGAAGATGAGCAACATGGGAACCTTTAATTCCTCCCATCTTCACCACAGTAATAACTCTCTGAACCTTAACATGGAGAAGGGAGACGAGGAGGTAGAGCAGGAGGTAGCACTGGCAATGAGGGGAGGAACACCAGGAGGACTTCTCTCGTTGTCCCCACATTCTGAaggcctccctccctcctttgtcCATGCCCCGGCTCTGAGGAGGAGCAAGTCCCAGTCCAGGCCTCCTCAGATGGTCAAGTTCTCAGAGGACACTGTGGACAATGGATACAATGATGGGTTTGACATCAGTATTAGAAAGCATCCCATGAGCGAGAGGCCACAGCGGAGGGTGTACTGCCCAGAGGAGATGGGCCGAGAACGAAGCCGCCCAACGAGCCACCACGGGCGCAGCAGGCAGCACCACCGCCGGCAAGGCCGACACCACAGGAGTCGCAAAACCCGCTCGGCCAACGCCCTTCACATGGTGCCCTTGGAGAAAGCGCAGAGGCCGTATGAACACCAGCAGCAGGGTCTGGTAAACCCTCCATGTGGTGCCATGCTCTTACAGCATCCCTCCCACAGGCTGCCCCTGGCCTATCCCCAAACTCGATCCGACTATATGCTTCAGGGCTCGATGCAAGGAGACCCACGGGTTGAGCATTTCATGGGTCTCTACGGAGACGAGGATGACTGGTGTTCCACttgttcttcctcctcatcagaCTCTGAGGAGGAAGGCTATTTCCTGGGCCAGCCAATCCCCCAGCCTCGAGCGGCGGGGCGATACTACGCCGAGGACTACCCGACAAGAGTTACAGCCCTCTCCTCCCAGATCCATGGCTCACAGACTGGTCGCAGAAAGAGCCACCGCTCTAAGAACTGCATCATCTCTTAA
- the prickle1b gene encoding prickle-like protein 1b isoform X2 produces the protein MNLERSERGERPSPRGLDMEARTGGKMGKISVGFQRSSTSDDDSGCALEEYAWVPPGLRPEQVQMYFSCLPEDKVPYVNSPGEKHRIRQLLYQLPPHDNEVRYCHTLTEEEKRELHMFSTQRKREALGRGTPKILPRALQHTRCESCGGGINGGEMAIFASRAGPSPCWHPACFVCATCQELLVDLIYFYQNGKILCGRHHAELLKPRCSSCDEIIFADECTEAEGRHWHMKHFACFECEIMLGGQRYIMKDGRPYCCGCFESLYAEYCEACGENIGVDHAQMTYEGVHWHATDQCFCCAQCKTSLLGCPFLPKQGRIYCSKACSQGEDIHASDSSDSAFQSARSRESRRSVRMGKSSRPAEQWRQSQLFNPPATVPTFDYKFGDGEGDGDADGDIDIVGRKLAHLGLEEERFWREREEQDACGEEDPEEWAQHEDYMTQLLLKFGDRGMLHQLQQPSLKSPSPSSDRNGLISVSDPWLKPDSTPMGVTASSPTPASPTQSQTSNQSRSNSHSPGLMSKKHLPEMYWAQSQDGLGDSAYGSHPGPASARKIQELELDQDQDQPGTGRQAFWPDTRQWFEDSLECIADELRKVEQGVGDSMDSLALSNITGASVDGDGRDRPIVYTLSMQDPSVPDDCEKMSNMGTFNSSHLHHSNNSLNLNMEKGDEEVEQEVALAMRGGTPGGLLSLSPHSEGLPPSFVHAPALRRSKSQSRPPQMVKFSEDTVDNGYNDGFDISIRKHPMSERPQRRVYCPEEMGRERSRPTSHHGRSRQHHRRQGRHHRSRKTRSANALHMVPLEKAQRPYEHQQQGLVNPPCGAMLLQHPSHRLPLAYPQTRSDYMLQGSMQGDPRVEHFMGLYGDEDDWCSTCSSSSSDSEEEGYFLGQPIPQPRAAGRYYAEDYPTRVTALSSQIHGSQTGRRKSHRSKNCIIS, from the exons ATGAATCTGGAGCGCAGTGAGAGAGGGGAGCGTCCTTCTCCTCGAGGCCTGGACATGGAGGCCCGTACAGGGGGGAAGATGGGGAAGATATCCGTGGGCTTCCAGAGGAGCTCCACCTCGGATGATGACTCTGGATGTGCGCTGGAGGAGTATGCGTGGGTGCCGCCGGGGCTCAGGCCCGAACAG GTCCAGATGTATTTCTCCTGTCTCCCCGAGGACAAGGTGCCGTACGTCAACAGCCCCGGAGAGAAGCACAGGATTCGACAGCTCCTCTACCAGCTGCCGCCGCACGACAACGAG gtgCGTTACTGCCACACTctgactgaggaggaaaagagggagctCCACATGTTCAGCAcccagagaaagagggaggcaCTGGGAAGAGGAACACCCAAGATCCTGCCCCGAGCTCTGCAACACACCCGCTGTGAAAGT TGTGGCGGAGGCATCAACGGAGGGGAGATGGCAATTTTTGCCTCCAGAGCAGGGCCGAGTCCCTGCTGGCACCCAGCGTGCTTCGTGTGTGCCACGTGTCAAGAACTGCTGGTGGATCTGATATATTTCTACCAAAATGGCAAGATCCTCTGTGGAAGACACCACGCTGAGCTTCTCAAACCACGATGCTCCTCTTGTGACGAG ATCATCTTTGCGGACGAGTGTACTGAAGCAGAGGGTCGGCACTGGCACATGAAGCACTTTGCTTGTTTCGAGTGCGAGATAATGCTAGGTGGGCAGCGCTACATCATGAAAGATGGTCGGCCCTATTGCTGTGGGTGCTTTGAGTCGCTTTATGCAGAGTACTGCGAGGCCTGTGGTGAAAACATTG GTGTTGATCATGCCCAGATGACCTACGAAGGTGTTCATTGGCATGCCACCGACCAGTGCTTCTGTTGTGCCCAGTGCAAGACATCCTTGCTTGGCTGTCCCTTCCTTCCAAAGCAGGGGCGCATCTATTGTTCAAAGGCCTGCAGCCAGGGAGAGGATATTCATGCCTCTGACTCATCTGATTCTGCCTTCCAATCTGCCCGCTCACGTGAATCACGGCGCAGCGTCCGCATGGGGAAGAGCAGCAGACCTGCCGAACAGTGGAGACAGTCGCAGCTTTTTAACCCCCCCGCCACCGTCCCCACGTTTGATTACAAGTTTGGGGATGGCGAGGGCGACGGAGACGCTGATGGCGACATTGATATCGTAGGGCGTAAGCTGGCCCATCTtggcctggaggaggagaggttcTGGAGGGAGCGGGAGGAGCAGGATGCCTGCGGAGAGGAAGATCCAGAGGAGTGGGCCCAGCACGAGGACTATATGACTCAGCTCCTGCTCAAGTTTGGTGACCGCGGGATGTTACACCAACTCCAGCAACCATCCTTAAAATCTCCCAGCCCCAGCAGTGACAGAAACGGGCTCATAAGTGTCTCCGATCCCTGGCTAAAGCCCGACAGTACACCCATGGGGGTTACCGCCTCCTCACCCACCCCTGCCAGTCCCACCCAGAGCCAGACTTCCAATCAGTCTCGATCCAACAGCCATAGCCCTGGACTGATGAGCAAGAAGCACCTGCCTGAAATGTACTGGGCACAGTCACAGGATGGGTTGGGAGACTCTGCCTATGGGAGTCATCCAGGTCCTGCCAGTGCCAGAAAGATCCAAGAGCTGGAgctggatcaggatcaggaccAGCCTGGCACAGGAAGACAGGCATTCTGGCCAGACACCAGGCAGTGGTTTGAAGACTCTCTTGAGTGCATTGCTGATGAGCTGAGGAAAGTGGAGCAAGGTGTTGGAGACTCCATGGACTCCCTGGCACTCTCGAACATCACTG GTGCATCAGTGGATGGAGACGGCAGAGATAGACCTATAGTCTACACCCTGTCCATGCAGGATCCCTCGGTACCAGATGACTGCGAGAAGATGAGCAACATGGGAACCTTTAATTCCTCCCATCTTCACCACAGTAATAACTCTCTGAACCTTAACATGGAGAAGGGAGACGAGGAGGTAGAGCAGGAGGTAGCACTGGCAATGAGGGGAGGAACACCAGGAGGACTTCTCTCGTTGTCCCCACATTCTGAaggcctccctccctcctttgtcCATGCCCCGGCTCTGAGGAGGAGCAAGTCCCAGTCCAGGCCTCCTCAGATGGTCAAGTTCTCAGAGGACACTGTGGACAATGGATACAATGATGGGTTTGACATCAGTATTAGAAAGCATCCCATGAGCGAGAGGCCACAGCGGAGGGTGTACTGCCCAGAGGAGATGGGCCGAGAACGAAGCCGCCCAACGAGCCACCACGGGCGCAGCAGGCAGCACCACCGCCGGCAAGGCCGACACCACAGGAGTCGCAAAACCCGCTCGGCCAACGCCCTTCACATGGTGCCCTTGGAGAAAGCGCAGAGGCCGTATGAACACCAGCAGCAGGGTCTGGTAAACCCTCCATGTGGTGCCATGCTCTTACAGCATCCCTCCCACAGGCTGCCCCTGGCCTATCCCCAAACTCGATCCGACTATATGCTTCAGGGCTCGATGCAAGGAGACCCACGGGTTGAGCATTTCATGGGTCTCTACGGAGACGAGGATGACTGGTGTTCCACttgttcttcctcctcatcagaCTCTGAGGAGGAAGGCTATTTCCTGGGCCAGCCAATCCCCCAGCCTCGAGCGGCGGGGCGATACTACGCCGAGGACTACCCGACAAGAGTTACAGCCCTCTCCTCCCAGATCCATGGCTCACAGACTGGTCGCAGAAAGAGCCACCGCTCTAAGAACTGCATCATCTCTTAA